The Thermomonospora curvata DSM 43183 DNA segment ATCCCGGCCCTGCTGCTGGCGCTGATCCCGCTGCACGCGGTGATCTTGACCTGGCGGCAGACCCACACCACCTTCCCCGGCCGGGGCGCCACCAACACCACGCAGCGGGGCTACCCCTTCATGCCGGTGTTCATCGCCAAGACCACCGCCTACCTGTTCTGGACGTTCGCGGTCGCCGCGTTCATGGCGACGTTCTTCCAGATCAACCCGGTGTGGCTGTACGGCCCCTATGACCCGGGCGCCATCAGCGCCGGTTCCCAGCCGGACTGGTACATGGGGTTCCTGGAGGGCTCGCTGCGGCTGATGCCGGCCTGGGAGATCACATTGTGGGGGCACACCGTGCCGCTGAGCGTCCTCATCCCCGCGCTGGTCGTGCCCGGTGTGCTGTTTGTGGGGCTGTATCTGTATCCGTGGATCGAACGCTGGATCACCGGCGACCACGGGACCCACCACCTGCTGGACCGGCCCCGCGACGTGCCCGCCCGCACCGGCATCGGCATGGCCGGGGTCACCTTCTACGGACTGCTGTGGCTGGCCGGCGCCAACGACGTCATCGCCGACCGGTTCAACTTCAACCTGTACGGCACCACCTGGTTCTTCCGGTTCGCGATCTTCATCGGCCCGGTGCTGGCCTACATCGTCGCCTACCGCGTCTGCCTGGGCCTGCAGCGCCGCGACCGGCAGCTCATCGAGCACGGCCTGGAGACCGGCGTCATCCGCATGGCCCCCGAGGGCCGCTTCAGCGAGCTGGAGGTGCCGCTGTCGAAGGAGGCCGCCTCGCCGATCACCGACGAGCGCCCGCCGGCGGCGGTCCCGCTGGAGGCCCCCGCTCGTGCCGGCGTCCGGCCGCCCGCCGAACGCGGGCGCATCGGCAGGCTCAGGCTGAGCCTCAACCGCCACTTCCTGCGCGACCTGTACAGGCCGGTCGCCCCGCACCCCAACGGCGACCGGGCCGTCCGCGAGGAGGAACGCCGTGCCGAGCAGCGGGCACTGAAGGAGTGACCCACCCCGTCCCGAAGCGTCGGGGAGCGGAAACCTCCGTGGCGTCCGACCGGCTGGTTTGCGCGTTGCGGCGCTCCCGGTGGATCTCATGCGGCCGCCTCGCCGGCGCCATCGGGGCCGCCCGTGGCAGGGCGGCGGTAGCACGTCGTCTGTAGGCGGTCGTCCCGGATGCCCGGATTCCGGACGGCCGCATCCGGCCGCCGTACGGCCGCACTTTTCGCATAAGTTTCATTACTCTTCAATCGTCACAGGTTCATCGCTCCTGGCATCTCTCGCTCAGCGGGCGCCGGTCTTCGGCGGCCGGCGGGACCTTGCGTCCATTCGGGCCGTCGCCCCGCAGGCCCGGAGCGGTTCATGGTTCCCCGACGATTGGAAAGTGGATGAAGCGTCTGACAGCCGTTGTCGCCATGGGCGTCTCCGCCGCCGTCATGGCGGCCGGTGCGGCGGCCGCCGCGCCGACGCCGGGGCACGGGCTGCGTCCCGGTGAGGCGTACGCCGGGGCCGGCAACCCCGAGCGACGGGCCGGCGGGGTCGGGGCCGCGCAGGTCCCGGCCGGGCTGAAGGGCGTGGACGTCTCCAGCTACCAGGGGCCGAACGTCGACTGGGCGGCGCTCAAGCAAAACGGCGTGCGCTTCGCCTTCGTCAAGGCCACCGAAGGCGCCAAGGTCAAGGGCGACCCCGACAGCGGCTACGTCAACCCCTACTTCAAGGACCAGTACAACGGGGCGCGCAAGGCCGGCCTGATCCGGGGCGCCTACCATTTCGCCCTGCCGCACAAGTCGGGCGGCGCCCGGCAGGCGGACTACTTCATCAACAACGGCGGCGGCTGGAGCACGGGAGGCGGGACGCTCCCCGGCGTGCTCGACATCGAGTTCAACCCCTACGACAACGGGCTGGACACCTGCTACGGCCTCAAGCCCGCCCAGATGGTCGGCTGGATCCGCGCCTTCAGCAATCGTTACCGCAAGCGCACCGGCCGTTACCCCATCATCTACACCAACGCCTACTGGTGGAACAAATGCACTAACAACAACACCAGTTTCGGCAACCACCCCCTCTGGCAGGCGCACTACGGCTCTGGGCCCGTCACCCCGCCCGCCGGATGGAAGACCTACACCTTCTGGCAGTACGCGGCCGGCACCGGCGCCACCGGCAACCCGAGCGTCTTCAACGGCTCCCTGAAAGCCCTGCGCAAGCTCGCCGCCCAGGCCCGCACCGGCTTCACCAAGG contains these protein-coding regions:
- a CDS encoding GH25 family lysozyme, with translation MKRLTAVVAMGVSAAVMAAGAAAAAPTPGHGLRPGEAYAGAGNPERRAGGVGAAQVPAGLKGVDVSSYQGPNVDWAALKQNGVRFAFVKATEGAKVKGDPDSGYVNPYFKDQYNGARKAGLIRGAYHFALPHKSGGARQADYFINNGGGWSTGGGTLPGVLDIEFNPYDNGLDTCYGLKPAQMVGWIRAFSNRYRKRTGRYPIIYTNAYWWNKCTNNNTSFGNHPLWQAHYGSGPVTPPAGWKTYTFWQYAAGTGATGNPSVFNGSLKALRKLAAQARTGFTKVNAGPEPRKKGKKLTVVGRLHYHNGTAWRPLAKRKVSIWFRARGTSKWVRKAVVTTNGKGRFRRKFIARKGGYWRAKFAGGPKFFGVTSGSDYVDVR
- a CDS encoding cytochrome b, yielding MTNPQKPGQAPAALRGMGRAIDDRLGGGRWGVKAIKKAFPDHWSFLLGEIALYSFVIVLLTGVFLTLFFKPSMAPVVYEGSYTKLRGVEMSEAYASTLHISFDVRGGLLMRQIHHWSTVIFIAAILAHLLRNFFTGAFRKPRELNWVIGVTLLLLVMLNGLFGYSLPDDLLSGTGLRILHGVVLGIPLVGTYLAMFIFGGLYPGEEIIPRLYVVHILLIPALLLALIPLHAVILTWRQTHTTFPGRGATNTTQRGYPFMPVFIAKTTAYLFWTFAVAAFMATFFQINPVWLYGPYDPGAISAGSQPDWYMGFLEGSLRLMPAWEITLWGHTVPLSVLIPALVVPGVLFVGLYLYPWIERWITGDHGTHHLLDRPRDVPARTGIGMAGVTFYGLLWLAGANDVIADRFNFNLYGTTWFFRFAIFIGPVLAYIVAYRVCLGLQRRDRQLIEHGLETGVIRMAPEGRFSELEVPLSKEAASPITDERPPAAVPLEAPARAGVRPPAERGRIGRLRLSLNRHFLRDLYRPVAPHPNGDRAVREEERRAEQRALKE